In Lachnospiraceae bacterium, one DNA window encodes the following:
- a CDS encoding Lrp/AsnC family transcriptional regulator: protein MDDIDRKILKLLQENARMSLKTIAEKTFLSSPAVSARIEKLEKDGVIAGYHAMVDPMKLGYHILAFINLDVIPEDKPKFYAYAESVPNVLECSCVTGEYSMLMKVAFQTTMELDIFIGQLQKFGKTSTQIVFSTHVGPRGVDVDVV, encoded by the coding sequence ATGGATGATATCGACCGTAAAATATTAAAACTTTTGCAGGAAAATGCCAGAATGTCTTTAAAAACGATCGCAGAAAAGACATTCCTGTCATCTCCGGCCGTTTCTGCAAGAATAGAAAAACTGGAAAAAGACGGGGTCATCGCCGGGTATCATGCCATGGTAGATCCCATGAAATTAGGTTATCATATTTTAGCGTTTATTAATCTGGATGTGATACCAGAAGATAAACCGAAGTTTTATGCCTATGCAGAGTCAGTACCCAATGTATTGGAATGCAGCTGTGTTACAGGTGAATATTCCATGTTAATGAAGGTTGCATTTCAGACAACTATGGAACTGGATATTTTTATCGGACAGCTTCAGAAATTTGGAAAGACCAGTACCCAGATCGTATTTTCCACCCATGTGGGTCCAAGAGGCGTGGATGTGGATGTGGTGTGA
- a CDS encoding LL-diaminopimelate aminotransferase, whose amino-acid sequence MFRVNENYLKLPGSYLFSTIAKKVAAYQKENPDKKLIRLGIGDVTLPIAPAIIDAMHKAVDEMGHAETFHGYAPDLGYAFLRETIAKKDFQERGCKIEADEIFVSDGAKSDTGNIQEIFSADSKIAVCDPVYPVYVDTNVMAGRTGEYDEGKGTWSNVIYMPCTAENGFVPELPKETPDLIYLCVPNNPTGTTLTKDQLKVWVDYANEKGAVILYDAAYEAYISEEDVPHSIYEIPGARTCAIEFRSFSKKAGFTGVRLGYTVIPKDLKSGDVMLHSLWARRHGTKFNGAPYIEQRAGEAVYSEEGNKQVMEQVAYYKRNAKVIYDGLKEAGYTVFGGVNSPYVWMKVNEGMTSWEFFDYLLSEANVVGTPGSGFGPSGEGYFRLTAFNTYENTVEAVERMKALRK is encoded by the coding sequence ATGTTTAGAGTAAATGAAAATTATCTGAAACTGCCGGGAAGCTATTTATTTTCTACCATTGCAAAAAAAGTGGCTGCATACCAGAAAGAAAACCCGGATAAAAAGCTGATCCGTCTGGGAATCGGTGATGTAACTCTCCCGATCGCACCGGCTATCATTGATGCCATGCATAAGGCAGTGGACGAAATGGGACATGCTGAAACCTTCCATGGATATGCACCTGATCTGGGATATGCATTTTTAAGAGAGACCATTGCGAAAAAGGATTTTCAGGAAAGAGGATGCAAGATAGAGGCTGATGAGATCTTTGTTTCTGACGGTGCAAAAAGCGACACAGGAAATATCCAGGAAATCTTCAGCGCAGACAGTAAGATCGCAGTTTGTGATCCGGTTTATCCAGTTTATGTCGATACCAATGTTATGGCTGGACGTACTGGTGAATATGATGAGGGCAAAGGTACCTGGAGCAATGTGATCTACATGCCGTGTACTGCAGAAAATGGTTTTGTTCCGGAACTTCCAAAAGAAACTCCTGACCTGATCTATCTTTGTGTTCCAAATAACCCAACAGGAACTACTCTTACAAAGGATCAGTTAAAGGTATGGGTTGATTACGCAAATGAAAAAGGCGCTGTTATCTTATATGACGCAGCTTATGAGGCTTATATTTCTGAAGAGGATGTTCCGCACAGCATTTATGAGATCCCGGGAGCAAGAACCTGTGCCATTGAGTTCCGTTCCTTCTCCAAAAAGGCTGGATTTACCGGTGTCCGCTTAGGATATACCGTTATCCCGAAGGATTTAAAGAGCGGTGATGTAATGCTTCATTCTTTATGGGCAAGACGTCATGGGACCAAGTTCAACGGTGCTCCTTATATTGAACAGAGAGCAGGTGAAGCTGTTTACTCTGAAGAGGGAAATAAACAGGTCATGGAGCAGGTTGCTTATTATAAGAGAAATGCAAAAGTGATCTATGACGGATTAAAGGAAGCAGGCTATACTGTATTTGGCGGAGTTAATTCCCCATATGTTTGGATGAAGGTAAATGAAGGAATGACCAGTTGGGAGTTTTTTGATTACCTGCTTTCAGAGGCGAATGTAGTGGGAACACCGGGCAGCGGCTTCGGACCAAGTGGAGAAGGATATTTCCGTCTGACTGCATTTAATACATATGAAAATACAGTAGAGGCAGTGGAGCGTATGAAAGCGCTTCGTAAGTAA
- the dapF gene encoding diaminopimelate epimerase, protein MEFTKMQGIGNDYVYVDCFREKVEHPGAVSKYVSDRHFGIGSDGLILICPSDKADCRMDMYNADGSQGIMCGNGVRCVGKYAYDHGIVDKDRRTITVETLGGIKTLKIQVEDGKAVMLTVDMGEARLTSELRSKIVIDGTEHEFTGISVGNPHAVYFTEGIDDLDLEKIGPSYENHPRFQPDRVNSEFIEVKSRDHIRMRVWERGSGETWACGTGATASAMAAILRGFTDDEVRVSLRGGDLLIRFDRESNHLFMTGPAKEVFRGSIDIPEEIYYDLSEK, encoded by the coding sequence ATGGAATTTACGAAAATGCAGGGAATTGGTAATGATTATGTGTATGTAGATTGCTTCAGGGAAAAGGTGGAACATCCGGGGGCAGTGTCAAAATATGTCAGCGACCGCCATTTTGGCATCGGTTCCGATGGACTGATCCTGATCTGTCCGTCAGATAAGGCAGACTGCCGTATGGATATGTATAATGCGGACGGTTCCCAGGGGATCATGTGCGGAAATGGAGTGCGCTGTGTGGGAAAATATGCATATGATCATGGGATCGTGGATAAAGACAGACGGACTATTACCGTGGAGACCTTAGGAGGCATTAAGACATTAAAAATCCAGGTGGAAGACGGAAAAGCAGTGATGCTTACAGTGGATATGGGAGAGGCCAGACTGACCTCTGAACTGCGGTCAAAGATCGTGATCGACGGTACAGAGCATGAATTTACCGGCATTAGTGTGGGAAATCCACATGCAGTTTATTTTACAGAAGGGATCGATGACCTGGATCTGGAAAAGATAGGTCCATCTTATGAAAATCATCCCCGTTTTCAGCCGGACCGGGTAAATTCTGAATTTATTGAAGTGAAGAGCAGAGATCATATCCGTATGCGCGTATGGGAGCGGGGCAGCGGGGAAACCTGGGCCTGCGGTACAGGGGCTACAGCCAGTGCTATGGCAGCTATTTTAAGAGGTTTTACAGATGATGAGGTACGTGTTTCTCTACGTGGCGGGGATCTTCTGATCCGTTTTGACCGGGAAAGTAATCATTTGTTTATGACGGGACCTGCAAAAGAAGTATTTCGCGGAAGTATTGACATACCGGAAGAAATATATTATGATTTATCCGAAAAATAA